Proteins found in one Schistocerca serialis cubense isolate TAMUIC-IGC-003099 chromosome 5, iqSchSeri2.2, whole genome shotgun sequence genomic segment:
- the LOC126481540 gene encoding zinc transporter 7, with the protein MLPVTHKDASRSLGSRLKEKVSGWARLIFSDRNSRNLFLFLLLNLSFAFVELAYGIWTNSLGLISDSFHMFFDCTGLLAGLAASVITRWRANDKFSYGYVRAEVLAGFVNGLFLLFIAFFIMSEAVERAIEPPEVKHERLFVVSVLGLVVNLVGIYAFQHGHGHSHGGSSGHGHSHGNHGHTHSHSHGSHSHSHDPELSGSNSQIMKGVFLHILADTLGSVGVIISAILMQMFGWMIADPICSMFIAILIALSVLALIKDNVLILMQRQPVALDHVLPQCYQKVSQLAGVYSVQEPHFWTLCSDVYVGALKLEVSKAADPKYIVSHTHMIFASVGVRQLYVQLDYASM; encoded by the coding sequence ATGTTACCTGTAACACACAAGGATGCTTCCAGATCTCTGGGATCCCGACTGAAAGAGAAGGTCAGCGGATGGGCAAGGCTGATATTTTCAGACCGTAACTCAAGAaatctttttctctttttgttgctaaatctttcatttgcattcGTGGAATTAGCTTACGGAATATGGACCAACAGTTTAGGTCTCATATCGGATTCGTTTCACATGTTTTTTGACTGCACAGGCCTTCTAGCAGGTCTTGCTGCTTCAGTAATTACGAGGTGGCGAGCAAATGATAAATTTTCCTATGGTTATGTAAGAGCAGAAGTTTTGGCTGGCTTTGTGAATGGcttgtttttgctcttcattgCATTCTTTATTATGTCAGAAGCTGTTGAGAGAGCAATTGAACCgccagaagtgaagcatgaaaGGCTATTTGTAGTATCTGTTCTGGGACTTGTTGTCAATCTTGTTGGGATTTATGCATTCCAACATGGTCATGGGCATTCTCATGGAGGCAGTAGTGGCCATGGACATTCCCATGGCAATCATGGCCATACACATTCTCATtctcatggaagtcattcacatagTCATGACCCTGAGTTGAGTGGCAGCAATTCTCAAATAATGAAAGGAGTATTTTTGCATATTTTAGCTGATACTTTAGGGAGTGTTGGAGTAATTATATCGGCCATCCTGATGCAGATGTTTGGATGGATGATAGCTGATCCTATATGTTCGATGTTCATAGCCATTCTAATTGCATTAAGTGTTTTGGCACTGATAAAGGATAATGTGTTAATATTAATGCAGAGACAGCCAgtagctttggatcatgtacttcCTCAGTGTTATCAGAAAGTCAGTCAATTGGCTGGAGTTTACAGTGTGCAAGAACCACATTTTTGGACGTTGTGCAGTGATGTTTATGTAGGTGCTTTGAAACTGGAAGTTTCTAAGGCAGCAGATCCAAAATATATTGTGAGCCACACACACATGATATTTGCATCTGTTGGTGTCAGGCAGTTGTATGTACAATTGGACTATGCTTCTATGTGA